A stretch of Komagataella phaffii GS115 chromosome 2, complete sequence DNA encodes these proteins:
- a CDS encoding Guanine nucleotide exchange factor (GEF) produces the protein MDYRYELDISWLKQSSPEQAKHNDYISDTPPALPEKPPRHFLEAIRKESISNDLLLHDLESASYKNPLKGPRVLPQESYHIPTQPLKVPSQKKLPNPLSISPNAMNPIQQPLQSLNSPQHLYSPPKLPTLPQLPLKMLKSDSPPHVSDMYTKPLPKTPMERDPSSVRVLPPEPLSSERRKSLSPLRVETSDSFGVFGRKSSPLKSTPTESPSKRSWPSPTKIYQKLTPERSFRNRDSYSSDEDESIPNDQFTFSDDIEIYPEETNLDDTLDEITYLLEENRLNPSQTLPELPFTPNSLLPSDFDALEYSNLLSSIWDWCIRLFEKNLRKLPNYNDLLKCLYLLLNYWFPTLSHYYLEEQAGLILQELIQQGAISLSEDNLQIVPNYDAYVNGVMLGLVCCYGQHYDNGDYSQCYRPSCAYGKNTFNIQLSKPPLDKVDSSLPVQERIIQYTSGSWDDFWGVSLEQVKGLPPKTYELQATIFELILSELRTARNAKVLTDVYSSKFLKEHPSIIKKGERIYEGLFQPLQVWNDVHRQYLVDSLLETIKSQGKFISKFASIYIQWATRAEAVSIAYVSKSFLSLKILEAEKKRPGSKLIKWFEDISRSVQSSLIDDYSMIIRAPIFRPIKLQPTIERILKLTNDNDPEKAELAKALNMSRTLMKNVENAVNVLDSQHSIGILKRELDSKHSIDYLNLDRKGRYVAESGDVKRKSIIDKSSYHLILLDNYLLITERIHDDPVKKFKIVESPIPVEYLLFRAKDKETSSNSGQPNAALDEADQFSFKIKQLGSDTSHTFYTQTREDRNKWLFSISTVKQRLSEKVKRYEPFSLSVVSDREFTYSQSDTVNKINPLPKDGALDVAIRSVEDFDDTSTKIQSNVLSACSFRYNNQDYVFLGLSLAGYVSLKGQPNSAKRLLELSNIKQCAVLEEYDLLIVLSDKKLLYFNLTDVMKVYFGTSHSVEGDRFSRQSVSFFAVARNYENTTMIFFMKPKARVSNFKILVPIRDSVSKKFDFFLEHKKFCVDCDTYKMTLFKNSFVVHTSKGFELMSLSVLKPHPIPALHYSDLFVDGHTSGNYSSVKKRLNSNNLKPVGIFRLYSSGKFLLVYSQFAVFVNRESEIVGECIEFQFKCKSAALDHDYLIVTNDQVIEVWMIGNDDAKIVQFFTGENVVLLDDTPGEALVSMTHPKHPERQLVLSFCLKNQFKRVVQY, from the coding sequence ATGGACTATAGGTATGAACTAGACATATCTTGGTTAAAACAGTCATCTCCCGAGCAGGCAAAACACAATGACTATATAAGCGACACACCCCCTGCTTTGCCAGAGAAACCACCCCGTCATTTTCTGGAAGCGATCAGAAAAGAATCAATATCTAATGACCTCCTACTCCATGATTTGGAGTCTGCAAGTTACAAGAACCCATTGAAAGGACCAAGGGTTTTGCCTCAAGAATCTTATCATATTCCAACCCAACCTCTGAAGGTTCCTAGTCAAAAGAAGCTTCCTAACCCATTGTCGATCTCTCCAAATGCAATGAACCCCATACAACAACCTCTCCAGTCCCTTAACTCCCCACAGCACCTCTATTCTCCTCCCAAACTGCCAACTTTACCTCAATTACCATTGAAGATGCTTAAAAGTGACTCTCCTCCTCACGTTTCTGATATGTATACTAAGCCATTACCAAAGACCCCAATGGAGAGGGACCCCTCCAGTGTAAGGGTCCTTCCACCAGAGCCACTTTCTTCTGAGAGACGCAAAAGCTTGTCTCCCCTGAGAGTCGAAACATCTGATTCATTTGGGGTGTTTGGGAGAAAATCCTCGCCATTAAAGTCCACGCCTACGGAAAGCCCTTCAAAAAGGAGTTGGCCCTCACCAACTAAAATATACCAAAAATTAACTCCAGAGAGATCTTTCAGGAACAGAGATAGTTATTCATccgatgaagatgaaagtATACCGAATGATCAGTTTACCTTTTCTGATGATATCGAGATATATCCTGAAGAGACGAACCTGGATGATACCTTGGATGAGATAACTTACCTTCTTGAAGAGAACAGGCTTAATCCCAGCCAAACCTTGCCTGAGCTACCATTCACACCCAATAGCCTTCTCCcttctgattttgatgctTTAGAATACTCAAATTTATTGAGCAGTATATGGGATTGGTGTATACGgctttttgaaaagaacttAAGAAAACTGCCAAACTATAATGATCTCTTGAAATGTTTATACCTTTTGTTAAACTATTGGTTTCCTACGCTTTCACATTATTACTTGGAAGAACAGGCTGGCTTGATACTACAAGAACTGATTCAACAAGGCGCAATATCTCTCTCAGAGGATAACCTTCAAATAGTACCCAATTATGATGCTTACGTCAACGGAGTAATGCTAGGATTAGTTTGCTGTTATGGTCAGCACTATGATAACGGAGACTATTCTCAATGCTACCGACCGTCTTGTGCATATGGTAAAAATACATTCAATATTCAGCTTTCCAAACCACCATTAGATAAGGTTGATTCTTCGTTACCggttcaagaaagaataaTACAGTACACAAGTGGAAGTTGGGATGATTTCTGGGGAGTTTCACTTGAACAAGTGAAAGGGTTGCCTCCTAAAACTTACGAATTACAGGCAACTATTTTTGAGTTGATCCTTTCTGAATTGAGAACAGCCAGAAATGCGAAAGTATTGACAGATGTTTATTCctccaagttcttgaaagaaCACCCTTCCATTATTAAAAAGGGTGAAAGGATCTATGAAGGGCTATTTCAGCCATTGCAAGTATGGAATGATGTACATCGGCAGTATTTGGTTGATTCATTGCTTGAAACTATCAAGTCACAGGGAAAATTCATCTCCAAATTCGCCTCGATATATATACAATGGGCAACCAGAGCTGAAGCAGTGTCGATTGCTTATGTGTCAAAGTCGTTTCTTTCTCTCAAGATTcttgaagctgaaaagaaacgCCCAGGATCCAAGCTCATAAAGTGGTTTGAGGATATATCTCGCAGTGTCCAAAGCTCTCTTATTGACGATTACTCCATGATAATACGAGCACCCATCTTTCGTCCCATTAAGTTACAACCAACTATCGAAAGAATattgaaattgacaaaTGATAATGACCCAGAGAAGGCTGAGTTGGCCAAGGCCTTGAATATGAGCCGCACTTTaatgaaaaatgttgaaaatgcAGTCAACGTTTTAGATTCACAGCATAGTATAGgcattttgaaaagggaaTTGGACAGTAAACACAGTATCGATTATTTAAATCTTGACCGAAAAGGGCGATATGTTGCCGAAAGTGGAGATGTTAAACGCAAGAGTATCATTGACAAATCAAGTTATCATTTAATTCTTTTAGACAACTACCTACTAATTACAGAGAGAATTCACGATGATCCTGtaaaaaagttcaaaattgtcGAATCTCCAATTCCCGTCGAGTACTTGCTTTTCAGGGCTAAGGATAAAGAGACCAGCTCCAATTCAGGGCAACCAAATGCTGCATTGGATGAAGCTGATCAGTTTTCGTTTAAAATCAAGCAACTAGGTTCTGATACGTCTCACACTTTTTATACACAGACCCGAGAGGATAGAAACAAATGGCTGTTTTCGATTAGTACGGTGAAGCAACGTCTTTCAGAAAAAGTCAAAAGGTATGAGCCGTTTTCATTGAGTGTTGTCTCCGATCGAGAGTTTACATACTCTCAAAGTGACACTGTTAACAAAATCAATCCTCTTCCTAAAGATGGCGCATTAGATGTTGCAATTAGATCTGTTGAGGATTTCGACGATACCTCTACTAAGATCCAAAGCAACGTATTATCGGCTTGTAGTTTTAGGTACAACAACCAGGATTATGTTTTCTTGGGTCTGTCACTTGCCGGTTACGTAAGTTTGAAAGGCCAGCCAAACTCTGCAAAGCGATTGTTAGAACTTTCAAACATCAAGCAGTGTGCAGTACTGGAAGAATATGACTTACTGATTGTCCTTTCAGATAAAAAGTTGCTGTACTTTAACTTAACTGATGTCATGAAAGTTTATTTTGGAACTTCCCATTCTGTGGAGGGAGATAGATTTTCAAGACAAAGtgtttcattttttgcTGTTGCAAGAAATTATGAAAACACCACGATGATCTTTTTTATGAAACCAAAGGCAAGAGTTTCGAATTTTAAGATTCTAGTTCCAATAAGAGATAGcgtttcaaaaaaatttgactTCTTCCTTGAGCATAAGAAGTTTTGCGTCGATTGCGATACTTACAAGATGACCctattcaaaaactcattTGTCGTACACACTTCCAAAGGATTTGAATTGATGTCATTGTCTGTGCTAAAGCCTCATCCGATCCCTGCTCTTCACTATTCGGATCTTTTTGTCGACGGCCACACATCTGGTAACTACAGCAGCGTtaaaaaaagattgaattCCAACAATCTGAAACCAGTGGGGATTTTCCGACTTTATAGTAGTGGAAAGTTTCTGTTGGTGTACTCACAATTTGCTGTATTTGTGAACCGAGAATCTGAAATCGTTGGTGAATGCATTGAATTTCAATTCAAGTGTAAGAGCGCCGCTCTTGATCATGACTACCTAATTGTAACTAACGACCAAGTTATTGAAGTCTGGATGATTGGGAACGATGATGCGaaaattgttcaattttttACAGGAGAGAATGTTGTATTACTTGATGATACACCTGGCGAAGCTTTGGTTTCGATGACCCACCCAAAACACCCCGAGCGGCAACTGGTACTGAGtttttgtttgaagaatcagtTCAAGAGAGTTGTTCAATACTAA
- a CDS encoding Subunit (61/68 kDa) of TFIID and SAGA complexes, which produces MNQPPNQPQDNDSQVSSSGMQGGNSMNYSSSAPVNGAGQGPQPQQNSQGQNGKKPVGMQQAQIQLLARRYQLEMQKAHQLGPQTPQGAEHLQTATKIKHVLLSYQQQRQRQQGQVQGQGLSQPQGQNQAQGRVQQQTQGLSPDPGSHQGSPQFQQPHQVMMGSAQTAGTSIANPQAQSNISSQVSQMAAAKVNSASPPIPPKTVGTPTGTPVGTQPRGQVTIQQFQQVKSILEEFEKKLRTIEAAKRDQNLPEETLQKLLRQEAILKQRYAQTKATAYQMSQHLQRQQQALRAASAESAEVYVTGSASSPNMNVYNQQILTQQPQQQLQQQQLHQPQPQQPQPARQSPHLLIHQQQQQQQQQQQQQQQQQQHPVTHRPSNVSQTMPQPSQPLQSSTPSSAVGRNQSPGATPVTSVNAAAKPSPGTSSTSTLINQHILKPAPPPTEIPARLQVKPPQPAAMKIPNRPTLLGGSAISQPSLTTPVSIRPPPLEMEGDHVLQKRKLKELLRNVGADEGDGETVIDGDVEELLLDLADEFVTSVTSFACRLAKHRKVDNIDMRDVQLHLERNWNIRVPGYASDEIRSVRKFQPTAGYNQKVQGVAISKSVNKN; this is translated from the coding sequence ATGAATCAACCACCAAATCAGCCTCAGGACAATGACTCCCAAGTTTCTAGCTCGGGAATGCAGGGTGGCAATAGTATGAATTACTCTTCGTCCGCTCCCGTAAACGGTGCTGGTCAGGGACCACAACCGCAACAGAATTCTCAAGGTCAGAATGGAAAGAAGCCAGTAGGAATGCAACAAGCCCAAATCCAATTGCTAGCTCGTCGGTATCAGCTGGAGATGCAAAAGGCACATCAACTAGGCCCTCAAACCCCTCAAGGTGCGGAGCATCTTCAAACAGCCACTAAGATCAAGCATGTTTTGCTCAgttatcaacaacaacgGCAAAGACAACAGGGTCAAGTTCAAGGACAGGGTCTAAGTCAACCACAGGGTCAAAATCAGGCACAAGGGCGtgttcaacaacaaacGCAAGGTCTATCACCGGACCCAGGATCTCATCAAGGATCTCCCCAGTTTCAACAACCTCATCAGGTAATGATGGGATCAGCTCAGACAGCAGGAACCTCAATTGCAAACCCCCAGGCTCAGTCTAACATATCGTCACAAGTTTCTCAAATGGCTGCTGCTAAAGTGAATTCTGCGTCCCCTCCTATCCCTCCCAAAACTGTAGGAACTCCCACAGGAACTCCAGTCGGAACGCAACCAAGAGGTCAAGTGACCATCCAGcagtttcaacaagttAAATCTATTTTAgaggaatttgaaaagaagTTACGTACCATTGAGGCCGCCAAAAGAGATCAAAATCTCCCCGAGGAGACACTGCAAAAACTGTTGAGACAGGAGGCAATCCTGAAACAAAGATATGCTCAAACTAAAGCTACTGCCTACCAGATGTCCCAACATTTGCAACGTCAACAACAGGCTTTAAGGGCTGCTTCTGCCGAATCTGCAGAAGTTTATGTCACCGGTTCTGCTTCATCACCCAATATGAATGTTTACAATCAACAGATTCTTACACAGCAACCTCAGCAGCAACtacagcagcaacaactGCACCAACCTCAACCGCAGCAACCGCAACCGGCAAGGCAATCACCACATCTTCTAATACAccagcaacagcagcagcaacagcaacaacaacaacaacagcagcagcagcaacaacacCCTGTGACACACCGCCCTTCAAATGTTTCTCAAACAATGCCACAACCTTCTCAGCCCTTGCAATCTTCTACTCCTTCGTCCGCCGTTGGGAGAAACCAATCTCCAGGAGCCACGCCTGTGACATCAGTTAATGCCGCTGCTAAGCCTAGTCCAGGCACATCCTCAACGAGCACCCTTATTAACCAGCATATTTTAAAGCCAGCTCCACCTCCCACAGAGATCCCAGCTAGGTTACAGGTTAAACCTCCTCAGCCTGCCGCTATGAAGATTCCCAACAGACCAACGCTTCTTGGAGGATCAGCTATTAGTCAACCTTCACTGACAACTCCAGTGAGTATTAGGCCACCTCCATTGGAAATGGAGGGCGACCatgttctccaaaaaagaaaactgaaGGAGCTACTAAGGAATGTTGGTGCTGACGAAGGTGATGGAGAAACTGTCATTGATGgagatgttgaagaattgcTACTAGATCTCGCTGATGAGTTTGTTACCAGCGTTACTTCATTTGCCTGTAGACTGGCTAAACATCGCAAGGTGGATAATATTGACATGAGAGATGTACAGTTACATTTAGAACGAAACTGGAACATTCGCGTTCCTGGATATGCATCAGATGAGATAAGAAGCGTCAGGAAGTTCCAACCAACAGCTGGCTACAATCAAAAGGTCCAAGGTGTTGCTATTTCCAAGAGTGTAAATAAGAACTGA
- a CDS encoding Subunit of signal peptidase complex (Spc1p, Spc2p, Spc3p, Sec11p) encodes MSGITKPVNLYSVAELRNATDDALPLALSKLGYEQSFSLIDTKLAIGYVATILAGSLYYLEKKYNNDFSNLTYYYSMVALVVGYFALNGLLWLHGKYREKDIKYVGINKNNQKKISIEARVENNTTPIYKVTVIENNRLLGKQDIPFTGIFDEDGFIHIDQLVEIFTRLLQEKEK; translated from the coding sequence ATGTCAGGAATTACTAAACCTGTCAACCTGTACTCGGTTGCCGAACTCAGAAATGCCACTGATGATGCTCTACCATTGGCGCTATCCAAACTGGGATACGAACAGAGTTTTTCACTGATTGATACGAAACTGGCTATCGGTTACGTTGCCACAATTTTGGCTGGATCACTCTATtatttggagaaaaaatatAACAACgatttctccaacttgACCTACTACTACTCAATGGTTGCACTGGTTGTGGGATATTTCGCTTTGAATGGATTGTTGTGGCTACACGGAAAATATAGGGAGAAAGACATTAAATACGTTGGAATCAACAAGAATaaccaaaagaagatttcaatTGAGGCCCGggttgaaaataatacCACGCCAATCTACAAAGTCACTGTGATTGAAAATAATAGATTACTTGGGAAGCAGGATATTCCGTTCACAGGCATATTTGACGAGGATGGGTTTATTCATATTGATCAGTTGGTTGAGATCTTTACTAGACTATtacaagagaaagagaaatga